CAACAAGTACAAAGAACGCCTGCAAGAGGTTGACGTTCCCGAGCCAGTGGTCGGCGCGCATGACGTGCTGGTGCAGGTAAAGGCATCCAGCATGAACCAGCTGGACGAGAAGATCCGCCAGGGGCAGTTCAAACAGGTCCTCCCGTACAGGCTGCCGCTGATCCTAGGCAATGACCTCGCCGGAGTCGTAGTGAGCGTCGGTGCGAAAGTACAGTCCTTCAAGCCAGGGGATGAGGTGTTCGCCCGTCCGCACCAGGATCGCATCGGTACGTTTGCGGAGCGGATCGCTGTGGCCGAGACAGACCTTGCCATCAAGCCGGCGTCGATCAGCATGGAGGAAGCGGGATCCCTGCCACTGGTTGCCTTGACCGCCTGGCAGGCACTCGTTGAACGCGGCAAGGTTGGCCCGGGTCAGAAGGTCCTGATTCACGCGGGAGCTGGCGGAGTGGGCTCCATCGCGATCCAGCTCGCCAAGTATCTTGGGGCCACCGTTGCCACGACCGTCAGCGCAGGGAACGCGGACTTTGTTCGCGGGCTCGGGGCGGACGTGGTCATTGATTACCGGACGGAGGACTTTGCGGAGATCCTCCATGGCTACGATCTGGTTCTCGACAGCCTTGGCGGCGAGAATCTGGAGCGATCCCTGAAGGTCCTCAAGCCGGGCGGTAAGGCCATCGGCATTTCAGGCCCGCCGGATCCTGCCTTTGCCCAAGAGCTCGGAGCAAACGCCGTGATGAAGGGCGCTGTGGCGCTGATTAGTGGTGGCATCCGGCGTAAAGCGCGTCGTCTCGGCGTCACCTATGAGTTTCTCTTCATGCGCGCCAACGGCAGCCAGCTCCGCGAGATTGCCGCGCTCATCGACGCCGGGGAGATCCGCCCCGTGGTGGGCCGAGTAGTCCCGTTCGACCAGACTCCGGACGTCCTTGCCGAAATGGAAAAGGGCGGCGTTCGTGGCAAGACAGTCGTCAGCCACTAAGCAATCAACTACTACCAATCACACCCTCAGGAACAAACATCATGAGCAATGTCATCACCGCCTACAAGGACGCACCAGTCAGCACCGTTACCGCTGGCGGCGTCTCCTACAGCTACCGCGAGTTGGGCCCCAAGGGCGGGATCCCCGTCATTTTCCTGGTCCACCTCGCCGCGACAATGGACAACTGGGACCCGCGCATCATCGACCCCATCGCCGAGAAGCACCACGTGATCACCTTTAGCAACCGTGGTGTCGGTGCCACAACCGGCGACGTTCCGGGCACGATCGAGGAGATGGCTGAGGACGCCGCGACCTTCATCAAGGCGCTCGGGTACCAGAAAGTAGACCTCTTTGGATTCTCGCTTGGAGGCATGATTGCCCAGGCTTTGGTGGTCAAATACCCGGAGCTCGTGCGGAAGCTCGTCCTCGCGGGCACAGGTCCTGCGGGCGGGAAGGACATCGACAAGGTGGCTCGCGTCACCTACTACGACGTTTTGAGGGCCACCCTGACCCGGCAGGACCCAAAGGAATTCCTGTTCTTCAACCGCAATGCCGCCGGCAAGCCTGCCGGGAGGGCATTTATCCAGCGGCTCAAGGAGCGAACCACCAACCTGGACGCGCCCATTAAGACCAAGGCCTTCCAGATGCAGCTGAAGGCCATCAAGAAGTGGGGTCGCACGGAACCGGCCAACCTGGGCGCAATCACCCAGCCGACACTCATCGCCAACGGCGACAACGACCGCATGGTGCCGTCCAGGCTTTCCAGCGACATGCACCGCCGGATTCCGGGCAGCGAACTGATCATCTACCCCGATTCAGGACACGGCGGCATCTTCCAGTACCACCAGGAGTTCGTCCCCGTCGCCCTCGAATTCCTGGGCCGCTGATACGGTAGCTGAATGCAGGCTGTGCCCCCGACCCTTGGCCGACGTGAACGGAATAAGCAGGAGAAGCTTGACCGCATCACCGCTGCCGCCCGAGAGCTCTTCACTCAGTACGGCGTAGACGAGGTCACCACCCAGCAGGTGGCTGAGAAGGCCGACGTCGGATCGGGAACCTTGTTCTTGTACGCCAAGACCAAGGCGGAGCTGCTTCTCCTGGTCCACAACGTCAAATACGCCGAAGCGCTTAGCTCGGGCGTCGCCGCCGCAGAGCGGGAAGAAACCGTCCTTGACGGGATCATGGCGATCATCCGCCCCATCGTGAAGTGCAATCGTGTACAGATCGAGAACGGCCGGACGTACCTCAAAGAGATCGTCTTCGGTGACCCCGCCGAACCCCACCACGCGGAGGCCCTTGCGCTGACCATCCGCACGGAGGCCGCCATCGCAGAGGTCCTGGCCCGTGATAAGCAGCTGGGTGCCCGGGACCCAGCGAAACTTTCCCATGTCATTTCCGCGATTATGTTCATCAGCATGACCTCGTCTGCCAATAGCGGTCTCACCGACGAGCAAGTTGGAGACGAGATCCGCGATCAGATCAGTGTGGTTTTGGCCACGGGGAGCTAGCCGCTACAGACGCGGCCTTTAGTGTGAGGGCCCGTGCTGACCACCTTCTAGACACGGCCCCGGCTGTCGGCCCGAACAGGGCCGACAGCCCCTTGCTGCCGTGCTCCTCTGGTTCATCCACCATAAATGTGAAATGTTCACACCATGACCGACGATTATTTGACCGAACTTCGGGCGCAGGCAGACCAAGGCAGCCAGGACGCCATAGACCAGCTTGTGGAATTGGCCGCTGGGCGGGGCGACCTTGAGGAACTGCGTCGTTTTGCCGCGCAGGGGAGTACCGACGCCGTGGACCTCCTCATTGAGCTTGCCTCAGAACGTGGCGACGTGGAGGAACTTCGACGACTCGCGGACGGCGGAAGCCGGACAGCAGCCGAGGTTCTCGCCGAACTGGAAGAAGAATACGGCCCGGAATGAAGCCCTTAGCGTCAGACTTCCTTGTGGTTAGAGCCGAGGCAATTTGCGGTCAACGCGGTACGCCGAAAAGACAAGGACGCTCAATCCAACGAGTACCGCACCGTAGTAGTACAGGACGCCGGGAAACCCAAGGTGCACGCCTAGGACTCCGCTGAGAAACAGCTGAGCGGCGATACCGACCAGAAGGAAAATGGCGGCCACGCGTCCAATCTTCGTGCCTTTGGACAGGCCGGTGCCGCGGGGAATGCCCGCCACGAAGTCGGGCACACTGAATTGATTGCCGAGGCTCGAACTCTTTTCATTGGCTTCTTTGAGGAGCCCGGGAATCATGTTTTCAGCGACTCCACGCCGCCTCAATGCATACACAAGATCTTGTTGTGTGCTGGTTTCCATCGACTTACTCCATCCCCGCGTAATGCGGTTAGACAACATCCTTGGTTCGGTTTCTCCAGATCCCGATGACACAAGGAATAAGAATCCATATGACAGCTGAAGACGCGGCAGCTGCAGCGTTGCCGCCTTCAGTCAGAACGTTGGTGAACGTGGCTGATTGAAGAAATGGCGTGGCATCGCCAGCGACCAGGCCAATCAACGAGTCGAACACAAAAGACTGAAACAGCACAAAGACAATCGCGAGTGGCGTCGAGAGGAGCGCGGACGCCACCGCAGCGCCTGACATGACGCCAACCAGAGTGGCACAAACCAGTAGCCAGACGCTCCTGCTCAGGCTTCCAAACATGATGTCCGAGCTCGTGAAAACGGAGAATCCTGCCGACACGGCGAATGCCACAGCACAAATCACCAGCATGGTGGCGAGGCCAAAGATTGCCACAGCGATGTACTTTGCGAGAAGCAGCACTCCCCGCCTTGGCTGTAACACGAAGAACTTCACGTTGTCCCGGTGCTGCCAGTCGGACGTAATCGCGAGAATGGAAATAATTGGCGCGCCTATGCCAGCGGGCAACGCCAACGCTGCAAGCATCATGGACATGTCAATCGGCTCATTGCGGCTTGCTGAGACGGCCACGAACGCGACGATCATCAGGATACCGAGAAGCGTCATGCTAAAGAGAAGCCATCGTGAGCTGCGGGTATTGATGAGTTTCCGCATTTCGACGTAGACGGCAACGCCGATGGGGTTCGATACCGGACTGCTGATGCCGCTCATTTCCCTTCCTCCGTCCTGGAGACCGCTGCAAACTCCGGGGAGGTCAGTTCACTGTAGTAACTTTCCAATGATTCCACCGGCTTTCTGTGCAGTAGGCTCACTTGGATGCCATTCCTCCAAAGAATTTCACCGACGTGCTCCGGTGACGACATGACCGAAATTCGCTCATTGACGGAATGAGGGGCGTCGGCCATTGCGATTCCCTCGGCCTGCAGGACGCGCCTGATTTCAGACCTGTGAGGGCCATCGACTTCAGTGACTTCCGTCCCTCCCAGGTCTCCTATGGAGGAGTTGGAGATCACGCGGCCGCGGTCAATGATGACTACGCGATCTACGTAGGACTCAAGCTCATTCAGCAAGTGGCTTGAGATGAGAACTGCACCACCGTCTGCGGCAAATCGCCGGATGGATGCCTTAAGCCAGCTCATTCCCTCGACGTCCAACCCGTTGGCTGGTTCGTCCAGGACGAGGTACTTGGGATCTCCGAGAAGTGCGATGGCCAAACTAAGGCGTTGGCGCATGCCCAGGGACAGGGACCGAACTTTTCGACGACCCGCGCTGGCCAGGCCGACCGACTCAAGAACGGTATCCACCCTGTGCATGGGAAGCCCCATCATTGCGGCGGTCAAAATGACTGTTTCGCGGGCCGACCTGCCGGGATGGTGCGCCGAAGGATCAAGCAGGAAGCCTATCTGTTCCCCCGGGTTGAGCAGTTCGTGGAAGGGCGAGCCAGCAATCGTAATGGAGCCGGTGTCCGGCCGGGTCAGCCCCGCGATCATTCTGAGCGTGGTGGATTTCCCGGACCCGTTTGGCCCGATGAACCCCGTGATTGTCCCTGGAGCGCAGCTAAAGCTCAAATCGTGGACGGCCTTTATGTTTCCGAAAGACTTCGAGATGTTATCCAGTCTCAGGGTCATAATTTCACGCTAGTCCGTTCTGAGACAATTCTCTTGGTTATTGTTCGTGAACACATTATAAACACCAGTAAAAATAGTGCCAAGTCAATCGGAATATACATCCAGGCTTGGTGGTCATTGTGCAAGGGGGCGGCGACGGAAGCCGCCGTGATATTGGACAGCAGGTGATAAACGAATGCTGGCCATATTGATCGGAAGTGAACTGCCAGTAAGACGGCCAGAACTGCGAAGAGAAAGCGATCCACGTACATGACTGCAAGCGGTGATAGATGAAGCGATGCAAACGTGAGTGAAAACACTATTGTGATGCCGATTTGCGTAGTGCGCGAGGCTGCCATTCCGTAGATAAGGACCAATGGGAGGCCGCGGAATATTACTTCCTCCATCAGGACCGCAGCCGGACCAGCGGCCGCCGTCAGGAAGTCACTACCCCCCTGAATACCTATCCAAACGATCGCGATCGTGGAGCCGGCAACCAGTGCGGCGCACCGCTTGGCATGCAATAGGCCACCGATGGTCATTGGCTGGCCTGCGTCGAGCAAATTGACCTTGAAGCGTGCGGCAGAGAGTGCGATAGCGGCACAGCCGCAGATGATCAGCGAAAGCGTGGTGATGAGTCGCGGATCAACGTTAGCGGCAGCGAGCGCTTCATAAGAGAGTCCTAAAGCCAAAACAACAGCGACATTGAGCAGAACCGCCAAGGTGATTCCGTGAGCGAGAAGGCGCTTGATCTCTTTCCCCATTCTAAGATCTGGTTGCCTGGTGGCTGGGTGTCGTTCAGGCACCCAGCCACCCGATCGTGCTCTTACCAGCCGAAGAAGTACCGGCGCAGTTCAATGAAGAAGTCCCAGAGGGCTCCACCGATGAACCAGTTGATGGTATTGCGAATCCATCCTGCCAGGCCGTTCCACCAGTTCAGGAAAGCACCCCAGCCCCACTTTACTGCGTTGACCATCGCGTTCCAGACCCATGGGGCTGCCCACCGGATCCAGTCCAGGACCGGCCTGATATTGATCCGTTTTTGCGCATCTGTGGCAGTGGTGCTCACCGTAGCTTCCGTCGGCGCCGAGAGCGTTGCTGACAGAAGCCCCTGGGTGCTGGACGGTGCAGTGGATGCGGCCGAGATGCTAACTGGAGATGAGGCTGCTGTGGTTGTGGACATACTCCGGACGGCGCCGGGTGCCGATAGGAGTATTACTCCTGCGAGAGTCGCAGCTACCCCTCTTTTACTCCAATTGAGCACGATACCGCGCGTATCCCGTGAATTCATGAAGTCCCCCTTTCAATACACCCACTGTGAGTGCATTGCTAACTTAGGGGGTCGATTTGTAGTTAGTCAAATCAATTTAGTTTTAGTGTCCATAGGCAACATGTCGTTGATATCTGGGATTGAAGCAAGGTTCCAATAGCACAAATAAAGGCAATTAGCTTGTCAACAACGAATGGTTACGGATCGCGTTCGCTTTACATCCGGCATTCAGTTGTTGTCAATTCGAGTCTTGCATCTCAAATGCCGCCTTGGCTTTTCCAACTTCATGAATTTCGGGTGGTTGTGTCTAACTAACGCTGACCAGGACTTGGTCGATGCGCGCCAGGAGGCCCGGCCAGCCGTTGCCCATACCTTCAATGGCTTGCCGTCCCATGGGGGTGTCAAGGTTGAAGCCGGCGTGCTCGAAGTGAAGGACGGTGCCGGTTTCGGTGGACTCCAAAGCCCAGGTAATGGCTGTGTCCAGGACGCCCTCGGCGAACATGAAGGTGATCGCGGAACCGGGCTCGACGGTGAGGACTTCGCATTGCTGCTGGCCCCAGCCACCCATGTCCATGGTGAAGCGGTGGCCCACCACGGGTGCGATGTCTCCGGCAGCCCACCAGCGGGCGAGCAGTTCTGGTGTAGTTAGCGCAGCCCATACTGCGTCCTTGGGGTGCGGGAAGGTGCGCTCGAGTCTGATGGCGTTTTCGGTCATGGAGTGTTTTCCTCATCCAATAGTTCGGCCAGGGCGTCGAGCCGCTGGTTCCAATATTGCTCGTAGTGCTTCAGCCAGTTGCTGGCTTCCCGCAGGCCCTCGGCCTCAAGGTGATAGATCCTGTTTCGGCCCTGCCGTTCCTCCCGGACCAAGCCGGCTTCCCGCAGGACCGCCAAATGCTCGGACGCTGTAGAACGGCTGAGGTCCAGGCGGCCCGTGAGATCGCCCGCCGTCAATGGACCCTCACGGAGGCTATCGAGGATGGTACGCCGCGAAGGGTTCGCGAGGGCGCCGAAGACGTCGGGAAGCAGTCGATGATGATATGTCGGAAATTTCCGAAATGACAACCCGGACGGTCCTTGTCGCCAGCCTGGGATGGGCCGGCCCGCTATCGTGAGGGACGCAAGGAGGTCTGGCGGGATCGGCTCTCAGGATGGGACGCTGGCGTGGACTTGCCGGCCCGTCGGCGAATGACTATTTCGGCTACCGCGAGGTTGATAACCCAAGAGGCCCCCATGAGTACCGCCCGGGTCGCCTCGTCCGTAGGGCCGACAAGAAGCATCCAGGGCAAGAAAACGAGGGCCTGTGTTCCTGTGCCGAGACCGATTGCGTAGCCTCGGGTCATCCACGCACTGTGCGCCACGAAGTCCCTACGGCGAACCGCTAGAAATCCGAGGATGATGCTTACCGCCATGGCGCATCCGAAGATGAAGCGGAGTATCAGGAGGGCCTCGCCATCGCCCTCCGGAAGCGCGTAGAACACGGACATCCATAGGCCGGAGAGTGCGGCAAGGAGGCCGGCTGGAACGAGAATGCGGCCCGCCATCCGGTGCCACTTGCGCCGAGCGTTGCGAAGCGAGGGGACAAACTGGAGGGCCCCGAGCAGGCAGTAGACGGTAACGCTGACAATGTGGGTGACCACTGGTATGGGTGAGTCGAAGAATCTCTCGTTCTGTGGCGTCACGGCCCCGCCGCCCGTCAGTTCGGTGAGGCGGACTGCCCCGGCAATCACCGGGATGAGGCTGAGGAAGATCAATGCGGCGGGGACGGGCCACTGCGCCCGGCGAAAGCGGCTTCGGGACGCGGCGATGGAGTTTTCTGGTCTCATGTTCTGGCCCTTTGGCTCGTCGGTGTACGGCGTACACCTCGATGAGGAAAAGCGTAGGTGTACGCTGTACACACTGTCAATACTTGGCGGAACCGATCCAGGATGGAGGGCCGTACTCATGACCCAACAAACAGACACGCGGCGCTCACCCCTGAACCGGGAGCGCGTGCTTCGTGCCGCCGTCGAACTTGCAGACGAGGCTGGCATTGACGCGCTCAGCATGCGACGACTCGCTCAGGACCTCGGCGTCGTACCAATGGCGCTTTACAAACACGTGGCCAACAAGGAGGAACTCCTCGACCAGATGGTGGACACCATTGTGCGGGAGATCGACCCCCCGGTCCGCGATGCAGATTGGAAGAGTGCTGTCCGGCTGAGAGTGCTCTCTGCGCGACGGGCACTCATGGTGCATCCGTGGGCTCGTTCTGTGATCGAGACCAGAACAAACACAACATCGGCTGTGCTGGAGTACATGGACACCCTTGCCGGGCTGTTTCTGGCTGGCGGGCTTACCCCCGACCTCACCCATCACGTCATGCACGCTTTGGGCAGCCGCATGTGGGGATTCACCCAGGAAGTGTTTGACGACTCAGAAGGACGGGAGCCATCCGAGATCACCCCTGACGCGCAGACAGCGATGATTCAGCACATGGCCGAGAGCCATCCCCACTTACTGAAGATCGCCCTGGCCGCAGCCCACGACGACGCGTCAGTAGTAGGCCACGGTTGCGACGACCAGTTTGAGTTTGAGTTCGCCCTGGATCTCCTTCTCGACGGCGTTGAACGGCTTCATGAGCGCAGCTGGAGGTCCGGCGGATAAAACAGATCAGACCAGCGCCGTCATGACGTTCCAACCTTCTCCGATCTGTTTGCGCGGCTCCAGATGACGGCTTCCAATCCCGGGATAGAGCCAGAGGATGCCATTGGTA
This window of the Arthrobacter sp. StoSoilB5 genome carries:
- a CDS encoding ATP-binding cassette domain-containing protein; the encoded protein is MTLRLDNISKSFGNIKAVHDLSFSCAPGTITGFIGPNGSGKSTTLRMIAGLTRPDTGSITIAGSPFHELLNPGEQIGFLLDPSAHHPGRSARETVILTAAMMGLPMHRVDTVLESVGLASAGRRKVRSLSLGMRQRLSLAIALLGDPKYLVLDEPANGLDVEGMSWLKASIRRFAADGGAVLISSHLLNELESYVDRVVIIDRGRVISNSSIGDLGGTEVTEVDGPHRSEIRRVLQAEGIAMADAPHSVNERISVMSSPEHVGEILWRNGIQVSLLHRKPVESLESYYSELTSPEFAAVSRTEEGK
- a CDS encoding TetR/AcrR family transcriptional regulator, with product MQAVPPTLGRRERNKQEKLDRITAAARELFTQYGVDEVTTQQVAEKADVGSGTLFLYAKTKAELLLLVHNVKYAEALSSGVAAAEREETVLDGIMAIIRPIVKCNRVQIENGRTYLKEIVFGDPAEPHHAEALALTIRTEAAIAEVLARDKQLGARDPAKLSHVISAIMFISMTSSANSGLTDEQVGDEIRDQISVVLATGS
- a CDS encoding DUF2306 domain-containing protein; protein product: MRPENSIAASRSRFRRAQWPVPAALIFLSLIPVIAGAVRLTELTGGGAVTPQNERFFDSPIPVVTHIVSVTVYCLLGALQFVPSLRNARRKWHRMAGRILVPAGLLAALSGLWMSVFYALPEGDGEALLILRFIFGCAMAVSIILGFLAVRRRDFVAHSAWMTRGYAIGLGTGTQALVFLPWMLLVGPTDEATRAVLMGASWVINLAVAEIVIRRRAGKSTPASHPESRSRQTSLRPSR
- a CDS encoding metalloregulator ArsR/SmtB family transcription factor, with product MSFRKFPTYHHRLLPDVFGALANPSRRTILDSLREGPLTAGDLTGRLDLSRSTASEHLAVLREAGLVREERQGRNRIYHLEAEGLREASNWLKHYEQYWNQRLDALAELLDEENTP
- a CDS encoding NADP-dependent oxidoreductase, which translates into the protein MKAFVLNKYKERLQEVDVPEPVVGAHDVLVQVKASSMNQLDEKIRQGQFKQVLPYRLPLILGNDLAGVVVSVGAKVQSFKPGDEVFARPHQDRIGTFAERIAVAETDLAIKPASISMEEAGSLPLVALTAWQALVERGKVGPGQKVLIHAGAGGVGSIAIQLAKYLGATVATTVSAGNADFVRGLGADVVIDYRTEDFAEILHGYDLVLDSLGGENLERSLKVLKPGGKAIGISGPPDPAFAQELGANAVMKGAVALISGGIRRKARRLGVTYEFLFMRANGSQLREIAALIDAGEIRPVVGRVVPFDQTPDVLAEMEKGGVRGKTVVSH
- a CDS encoding CPBP family intramembrane glutamic endopeptidase, which gives rise to MGKEIKRLLAHGITLAVLLNVAVVLALGLSYEALAAANVDPRLITTLSLIICGCAAIALSAARFKVNLLDAGQPMTIGGLLHAKRCAALVAGSTIAIVWIGIQGGSDFLTAAAGPAAVLMEEVIFRGLPLVLIYGMAASRTTQIGITIVFSLTFASLHLSPLAVMYVDRFLFAVLAVLLAVHFRSIWPAFVYHLLSNITAASVAAPLHNDHQAWMYIPIDLALFLLVFIMCSRTITKRIVSERTSVKL
- a CDS encoding alpha/beta hydrolase — its product is MSNVITAYKDAPVSTVTAGGVSYSYRELGPKGGIPVIFLVHLAATMDNWDPRIIDPIAEKHHVITFSNRGVGATTGDVPGTIEEMAEDAATFIKALGYQKVDLFGFSLGGMIAQALVVKYPELVRKLVLAGTGPAGGKDIDKVARVTYYDVLRATLTRQDPKEFLFFNRNAAGKPAGRAFIQRLKERTTNLDAPIKTKAFQMQLKAIKKWGRTEPANLGAITQPTLIANGDNDRMVPSRLSSDMHRRIPGSELIIYPDSGHGGIFQYHQEFVPVALEFLGR
- a CDS encoding TetR/AcrR family transcriptional regulator C-terminal domain-containing protein; amino-acid sequence: MTQQTDTRRSPLNRERVLRAAVELADEAGIDALSMRRLAQDLGVVPMALYKHVANKEELLDQMVDTIVREIDPPVRDADWKSAVRLRVLSARRALMVHPWARSVIETRTNTTSAVLEYMDTLAGLFLAGGLTPDLTHHVMHALGSRMWGFTQEVFDDSEGREPSEITPDAQTAMIQHMAESHPHLLKIALAAAHDDASVVGHGCDDQFEFEFALDLLLDGVERLHERSWRSGG
- a CDS encoding SRPBCC domain-containing protein, encoding MTENAIRLERTFPHPKDAVWAALTTPELLARWWAAGDIAPVVGHRFTMDMGGWGQQQCEVLTVEPGSAITFMFAEGVLDTAITWALESTETGTVLHFEHAGFNLDTPMGRQAIEGMGNGWPGLLARIDQVLVSVS